GACCAATTTCCCCTGCAGGTTGTCATTATGCATCATCTTCTAGCTAGTACCTGCGCACACGAATTAATCGGTACATGTATTAATACGGGTTTCATGTCATTTTTCAGGTGGTAAAAGGGGCCAACAGGAGGCTCTTGACATATGTTGGTACGTTCTTCGGCTTAATTAATTACTTGCCTTTTTTTCTAATAAGATGTCCGAGTCATATTACTCGTCTCGACTAATCCTGAAGAGGGTTGTCATGATTCGGTTAACTTGATCTAATGAGTTGAAGTTGGTTATATATACAGATTGTAAAGGGCTATGCCAAGTGAGATGCGGGGCGCATTCAAGGCCAAACCGGTGCAACAGGGCATGTGGAACATGTTGCGCTCGATGCAAGTGCGTGCCTCCCGGTACTTACGGTAATCGCGAGGCTTGCGGCAAGTGTTACACCGACATGACCACCCATGGCAACAGGCTCAAGTGCCCTTAATTAGTTCCATCAAACATATCGTGGTGTGCCTTTTAAATTTGTATAGTAGCCTTAAATTGTTACTCCTTCCTGGTCTCggccaattgttatcgtttctgagATAATGTCCCGTAAGTATTTTAAGATTAATATAAAGTATCATtttataactttttttaaaaattttatttttttgaataaaaatagaatgtttaaacttCTATTCAGgaaaagaatttttttaaaaagtttatAAAATTGTTTTTTTATTTATGTTAAAATACTGTCGAACACTATTTTAGAAAGGATAACAAAGGGACGGAGGAAGTACTGCTTTGAAACGTCTATAAATTACCTAGCTAGGTGGTTGTTTTTTTAATATAATTGGATATTTAATTTTAAGTTGCTctaataattaatattattgtattttgaataaaatttatTAATGAGATCATTGTTTCTTATAAAAAATGTTAATAGGAAGAATTATTCTGACgcgtattattattattatgttcCACCTCCGAAATTTGTAGTGAAATTTTTTATTTGCGATGCGCTTTTTCATACTcttttaaaatgaataaaaacAACTAGATTAAATTTGATCGAAATTCACTAGCATATTAATAATCATCTATTATTTTGTataaccttttaagaaataaatAATCCAATAATTGAATTTGTAGCATGTTCGTGCAGCTTTTATTACCCAGTAAAAGTTTAAAATGActagagaaaaatatatatacaagGAAATGAAAAGGCCATCatatataaaacataaaaatttatAGTTTCCATCTACATACGTATGTAAGAAAATTTATACTTTATGAACCATTTGTTGGTGGTTTGCTAGGAAGAGCTACACATTTTTACGTTGAAAAATAATTCATTTAATTTACTCCAATTTCTCGGTCAGGCAATAATAATGGCAAACTAAACTAAAGAAAAAAAATACACTCAATAAGTAATATAAGCAATGTAAATGTTTATAGCTATTGCCTATTGTCAATAATGTAGCCAAAACTTCTCATAGTAATAGTATGAATTTTATTTTCCCACAGTTATTTTATTTTCAATCACAAATAAAATAtaatccaaatgacaaacttGCATGATCATaattcataattattttattttcaactaccaatataataatataattcaaCTAAAAGACTTGCACGATCGTATATTTATGATTTATGTAAATTCAAGTGCCCGATGAAATGATATCGAAACCAACTACGTAGTTGTAAAAGAAATTTGTAGTTGCTCGAACTTGAATACTtgaattttttataatttaagaTACAGTTGGATTGGTTTGTAGCTTGCAATTTCAAACATGCTCAAATTGACGAATACGGATTTTCGAATTCAGCCTAACAAAAATTTGAATTGAACACACACAACAAAGTTTAAcattttgatgataaaaaaaaattaatagtTTTActtagtactccctccgtcccaaaatGATGTTCCTATATTGACTTTCGGTACTGCTCAcggtaagcgattgactactaatttacgtctaatttataatatcaaacatagtcatgaatgatctcgttggattcgtatttatcagtactttaatacagtgaaatttttatatttaatactaatacgaatttaaagatattaacgatcaaaagtgtgcattggcaaacgtgtccaacacaaagaggaaacgtttttagggacggagggagtaactaGTTAATACCATATTTGAGGAAGAAAAATAAGTAAACACCTTTGAACATTAAACAGATTAATGAAGATGTGATTGATAAATTGATGAATTATTGATAAATTGTTGAATACAATCGATAATATCAAAACGAAATTGATATATAGAATCGTTAACAATTTGTTTTGGTTGCTTATATTTTTTACTTGTTGAtccatatataaaaaaaattgactAAATAAATCAAAacttaatattaatattaaataaataaaattttgctAATATATTCATGATAAGCAAAAACCGGTTTAGAAACACAAAAAAAGTTTAACATACGCATGAAACACAACATTGAAACACAACATTTTGCGCATAGATACTAGAGCGGTCAATTGGATCatgtcgtgtactttcgtgtcgtgtaatttcgtgtttcgtgtacgtAAACATGAAATCCATATCCGACTCGAAATGCTTTCGTGTACCCATATGTGAAACCCATATCCGATTCGAATCGTGTCGTGTACTTTTCgtgtatattaaataaaaaattaatataatatatatacattaattatataaaaaatctattttatgtataatttaatgaaatatgaagagtgtatatataaataccctatataaatatat
This genomic interval from Apium graveolens cultivar Ventura chromosome 8, ASM990537v1, whole genome shotgun sequence contains the following:
- the LOC141678370 gene encoding snakin-2-like — encoded protein: MALRTFLLVVLLSFCTLQLQVYSQINYDEQDQFPLQVVKGANRRLLTYVDCKGLCQVRCGAHSRPNRCNRACGTCCARCKCVPPGTYGNREACGKCYTDMTTHGNRLKCP